In Candidatus Contubernalis alkalaceticus, the following proteins share a genomic window:
- a CDS encoding NTTRR-F1 domain, which translates to MSFNDLIINGGFETGSFPPWVTLNAVITTQFNHSGFFAARLTGGTVNSFVYQIVPVNEGESFEIIVSLSKVGTASGAPVSISIPTYDAGFNFVGYILITNIAPNRLTGVDGRDWLEIYQTTDPVPAGATQALVLVNKLSLADTADVIVDDVSLLVVEGVQGPTGPTGATGVTGATGATGVTGATGATGATGVTGATGATGVTGATGATGVTGPTGATGVTGATGATGATGVTGATGVTGATGATGVTGATGATGVTGATGATGATGVTGVTGVTGATGVTGATGATGVTGATGVTGATGATGVTGATGVTGATGVTGATGVTGATGVTGATGATGATGATGATGATGATGATGATGATGTVEDVVIEGVGPSVSSQFDELRTAERTALVELTSVYGLSDLRDHVETTGAGTVTNTTVEYQVSTTTGADDSATLDSVERGRYMPGFAGEAGIGVRIPAPPTENQVYRWGMVDDENGAYFGQSVADGIFVAIRRAGVETIIPQTAWNIDPLDGTGPSGITLDPALGNIYQIVFSWYGYGVIEFNVVVQNPVTLAQEVITVNRYRPANETSLADPNLPLRAQIENNGATDEARDLFVGGREYNIIGDFNPEFRITSDRRNETVGIAGLPVLSFQRKAIFPAGSARPNSVSVTLEGVDIVTGSDIYFQVIVNGSLNTPFSNFPTLNTAIPDNETALLVNNTATTITGGQVVYQGVAAGVMGAARNLATAALLKFELPDQQPVSLVIGTFSGTSAVSAVFRVTEEW; encoded by the coding sequence TTGTCCTTTAATGACCTTATTATTAATGGAGGGTTTGAAACCGGTTCCTTCCCACCGTGGGTTACGCTAAATGCAGTCATAACAACTCAATTTAACCATTCTGGGTTTTTTGCCGCACGATTAACTGGTGGAACTGTTAATTCATTTGTTTATCAAATTGTGCCTGTAAACGAAGGTGAAAGTTTTGAGATAATTGTGTCCTTATCAAAAGTGGGAACAGCCTCCGGTGCACCAGTATCAATATCGATTCCAACTTATGATGCAGGGTTTAATTTTGTCGGGTACATTCTTATTACAAATATTGCGCCTAATCGTCTCACAGGTGTAGACGGAAGAGACTGGCTGGAAATATATCAGACTACTGATCCCGTACCTGCAGGTGCAACTCAGGCCCTTGTACTTGTAAACAAACTATCTTTAGCAGATACTGCTGATGTTATTGTAGATGATGTGTCTTTATTAGTTGTTGAAGGTGTACAAGGACCCACAGGCCCCACAGGCGCCACGGGAGTAACGGGCGCCACGGGTGCAACCGGAGTAACAGGAGCAACGGGTGCAACAGGAGCCACGGGAGTAACGGGTGCAACAGGAGCCACGGGAGTAACGGGAGCCACGGGCGCAACAGGAGTCACAGGACCTACGGGCGCAACAGGAGTAACAGGAGCCACGGGAGCAACGGGTGCAACAGGAGTCACGGGCGCAACAGGAGTAACAGGAGCCACGGGTGCAACAGGAGTAACAGGAGCCACGGGTGCAACAGGAGTAACAGGAGCCACGGGTGCAACAGGAGCCACCGGAGTAACGGGAGTAACAGGAGTAACGGGCGCCACGGGAGTAACGGGAGCCACAGGAGCCACAGGAGTAACAGGAGCAACAGGAGTAACAGGAGCCACAGGAGCCACAGGAGTAACAGGAGCAACAGGAGTAACAGGAGCCACGGGAGTAACGGGAGCCACAGGAGTAACAGGAGCCACGGGAGTAACGGGAGCCACAGGCGCAACAGGCGCAACAGGAGCCACGGGTGCAACAGGCGCAACAGGAGCCACGGGTGCAACAGGCGCAACAGGAGCAACGGGGACAGTTGAGGATGTGGTCATTGAAGGTGTTGGACCAAGTGTAAGTTCACAGTTTGACGAATTGCGCACAGCAGAGAGAACGGCTCTTGTTGAATTGACATCTGTATATGGTTTATCCGATTTACGTGACCATGTAGAAACTACAGGAGCAGGAACGGTTACAAATACAACAGTTGAATATCAGGTAAGTACCACAACAGGTGCTGATGATAGTGCCACATTGGACAGCGTGGAAAGAGGAAGATATATGCCCGGGTTTGCAGGCGAAGCGGGAATCGGTGTGCGTATCCCTGCACCACCAACAGAAAATCAGGTGTATCGTTGGGGAATGGTTGATGATGAAAATGGCGCTTACTTTGGTCAAAGTGTGGCAGACGGAATATTTGTTGCCATAAGACGTGCCGGCGTTGAAACCATCATTCCACAAACAGCCTGGAATATTGATCCACTGGATGGCACAGGTCCCAGCGGTATTACGCTTGATCCGGCACTTGGAAATATCTATCAAATTGTTTTCTCCTGGTATGGATATGGTGTCATCGAATTTAACGTAGTTGTGCAGAATCCAGTTACACTTGCTCAGGAAGTTATTACAGTAAATCGATATAGGCCAGCTAATGAAACAAGTCTTGCAGATCCCAATTTACCTCTCCGAGCCCAAATAGAAAATAATGGGGCAACAGATGAAGCCCGAGACCTGTTTGTAGGAGGTAGAGAATACAACATTATCGGTGATTTTAATCCTGAATTCAGAATTACTTCAGACCGAAGAAACGAAACAGTAGGTATTGCAGGTTTGCCGGTATTATCCTTTCAGAGAAAAGCTATTTTCCCTGCCGGATCTGCCAGGCCTAATTCTGTGAGTGTTACCCTTGAAGGGGTGGATATTGTCACAGGTTCAGATATCTACTTCCAGGTTATTGTGAATGGATCGCTTAATACACCATTTTCTAACTTCCCAACGTTGAATACAGCTATCCCAGATAATGAGACAGCGCTATTAGTGAACAATACAGCTACAACTATAACTGGAGGGCAAGTGGTTTATCAAGGTGTTGCTGCAGGAGTAATGGGAGCAGCTAGAAACCTGGCTACAGCAGCTCTGCTCAAGTTTGAACTTCCTGATCAGCAGCCTGTGTCATTGGTAATTGGAACCTTCAGTGGTACTTCAGCTGTATCTGCTGTATTCCGGGTAACGGAAGAGTGGTAA
- a CDS encoding glycosyltransferase: protein MESSNAIENISSQLEYINYKIVFFVYQGADSFLHDLISQLSQLYSVRKIVIKKDDDFPLIDKWMEWGDLCWFEWCDKLLLYGSKLPLAKNKKIVCRLHSYEAFTQYPGKVNWNNVDKVIFIAEHIKNIVVKKYRILDEKTAVIPNGVNMNKWTFNTRNPGFNIAYIGYINYKKGPMLLLQAFKYLFDRDSRYKLYIAGQFQDHRYYLYYQQMIKELNIENNFFFQGWQNDLDNWLNDKNFVLNTSVLESQNMSIMQAMSKGIKPVIHNFAGAQNIYPKRYLWNTVEEAFEMVTEQKYSSIEYKSFIEKNYSLEKQVNTIVSLINQTIKCEREEFNYKTYWENRLNSRFNIQGVGNIGLGEIHNRLLYKNRIDILDNVLNLCFKKIDNIRVMELGPGTGIFTDFFHQKKIKQYYAVDIVKKSVVELSKKYKCYHFKQGDICKRSNFEGKHDLILAADVLLHITNEKNYEKAISNIAAHLDDNGLCVLMDPISVINTRSTADHAVIRNKEYVEKVLEDNQLELVNIFPISFFLNYPFDRNILGNQESYVLELYNIIIRTFASSLFTVDDKSIIGAYLSTIEKQLIHKCNFGLSEKLLIIQKSAAEQKYNFRLQDIIKIDDDIINNTTKIRLKILFQNETIAAIHKLYNQIEKNCSKSYHNNNDHEII, encoded by the coding sequence ATGGAAAGTTCAAACGCTATTGAAAACATCAGCAGTCAGTTGGAATATATTAATTATAAAATTGTCTTTTTTGTCTATCAGGGCGCAGACTCTTTTTTACATGATCTTATCAGTCAATTATCCCAACTTTACTCGGTTCGTAAAATAGTAATTAAAAAGGATGATGATTTTCCCCTTATAGATAAGTGGATGGAATGGGGGGATCTTTGCTGGTTCGAATGGTGCGATAAATTGTTATTATATGGTAGCAAGCTGCCTCTGGCAAAGAATAAAAAAATAGTATGCAGATTGCACAGTTATGAAGCATTTACTCAGTACCCGGGCAAGGTTAACTGGAATAACGTTGATAAGGTAATTTTTATTGCAGAGCATATTAAAAACATAGTGGTAAAAAAATATCGTATCCTCGATGAAAAAACTGCTGTAATTCCAAACGGAGTCAACATGAACAAGTGGACATTTAATACAAGGAACCCTGGATTCAATATTGCATATATCGGTTATATAAATTATAAAAAAGGGCCTATGCTGCTGCTTCAGGCTTTTAAATATCTCTTTGATAGAGATAGCAGATACAAATTGTATATTGCAGGGCAGTTTCAAGATCACCGATACTACTTATACTACCAGCAAATGATTAAAGAACTAAATATTGAAAATAATTTCTTTTTCCAGGGTTGGCAAAATGACCTGGATAACTGGTTAAACGATAAGAATTTCGTATTGAATACCAGTGTTTTAGAGTCCCAGAATATGAGTATCATGCAGGCGATGTCGAAAGGGATTAAGCCGGTAATTCATAATTTTGCCGGAGCCCAAAATATTTATCCCAAAAGATATCTATGGAATACCGTAGAAGAAGCTTTCGAAATGGTAACTGAACAGAAATATAGTTCCATTGAATATAAAAGCTTCATTGAAAAAAATTATTCATTAGAAAAACAGGTAAATACAATAGTCTCTCTCATCAATCAAACAATTAAATGCGAAAGGGAAGAGTTTAATTATAAAACTTATTGGGAAAACAGGCTTAACTCTCGTTTTAATATTCAAGGTGTAGGTAATATTGGGCTGGGGGAAATTCATAATAGGTTACTGTATAAAAACAGGATTGATATATTGGATAACGTTTTAAATCTTTGCTTTAAAAAAATTGACAATATAAGAGTTATGGAACTAGGCCCTGGGACAGGAATATTTACTGATTTTTTTCATCAAAAAAAGATTAAACAGTATTATGCTGTAGACATTGTTAAAAAATCAGTTGTCGAGTTAAGTAAAAAATATAAGTGCTACCATTTCAAACAAGGAGATATATGCAAACGCAGTAATTTTGAAGGAAAACACGACTTGATTTTGGCTGCAGATGTGCTGCTTCATATTACCAACGAAAAAAATTATGAGAAAGCAATCAGCAATATTGCCGCCCACCTGGATGACAATGGGCTCTGTGTACTGATGGACCCGATAAGTGTAATCAATACAAGAAGCACAGCCGACCATGCAGTAATTCGTAACAAAGAATATGTAGAAAAAGTATTGGAAGATAACCAGCTTGAACTGGTTAATATTTTTCCTATTTCATTTTTTTTGAATTATCCATTTGATAGAAATATCCTGGGAAATCAAGAAAGCTATGTGCTGGAATTATATAATATAATTATTCGTACATTTGCCAGCAGTCTTTTCACCGTGGATGATAAGTCAATAATAGGCGCATATTTATCCACTATAGAAAAACAGTTAATTCATAAATGTAACTTCGGCCTATCCGAAAAATTACTAATTATACAAAAAAGTGCTGCCGAGCAAAAGTATAATTTCAGACTACAAGATATAATCAAGATAGATGATGATATAATTAATAACACAACCAAAATCAGGCTTAAAATTTTATTCCAAAACGAAACGATAGCCGCTATTCACAAACTTTACAACCAAATAGAAAAAAACTGCAGCAAATCATATCATAATAATAATGATCATGAAATTATATAA
- a CDS encoding Gfo/Idh/MocA family protein translates to MKKFKIGIIGAGNWGANYVRILSKLGFLGAVADSRESITKDFKKKYPDVLITENYLEILKDSFINGVVVASPAHTHYEIVKNCLKVGKDVLVEKPMTLCVQDARELAAIAESMDKILMVGHLLLYKPAVKKMIECVRKQVIGEIYFVEMNRLKLGKVRSRENVLWSFAPHDIAVLLSLVDSEVEQVTSVGTSAIQSMVEDDVYLHIKFKNGVKASVHLSWLWPCDQRKTIIVGSRGMICYEENIEKLTIYRKGISNDLTIWDEGNEVLEFDKIDVLEIEVLHFIECIEKRIIPDTEGKSGARVIKLLTDAEAQLKKPPW, encoded by the coding sequence ATGAAGAAATTTAAAATTGGTATTATTGGAGCAGGAAATTGGGGTGCTAATTATGTTAGAATACTATCTAAATTGGGATTTTTAGGTGCAGTGGCTGACTCAAGAGAGTCAATTACAAAGGATTTTAAAAAAAAATATCCTGACGTATTGATAACGGAAAATTACTTGGAAATATTAAAGGATTCTTTCATTAATGGTGTTGTAGTGGCTTCTCCCGCACATACTCATTATGAGATAGTAAAAAATTGTTTAAAAGTCGGTAAAGACGTGCTGGTGGAGAAGCCAATGACCTTATGTGTACAGGATGCCCGGGAGCTGGCAGCAATTGCTGAAAGTATGGATAAAATTCTTATGGTAGGGCACCTTCTGCTGTATAAACCTGCTGTGAAAAAAATGATTGAGTGTGTTCGCAAACAAGTAATTGGGGAGATTTATTTCGTTGAAATGAACAGGCTTAAGCTGGGTAAAGTCCGAAGCAGAGAGAATGTCCTTTGGAGCTTTGCCCCTCATGATATTGCAGTCCTGCTGTCGTTAGTTGATTCTGAGGTAGAACAGGTTACGTCAGTAGGTACCTCCGCGATCCAGTCAATGGTGGAGGACGATGTATATCTTCACATTAAATTTAAAAATGGAGTGAAGGCCAGTGTTCATCTTTCATGGTTGTGGCCCTGTGACCAGCGGAAAACAATAATTGTGGGTTCCAGGGGAATGATTTGTTATGAGGAGAATATAGAAAAATTAACTATATATCGAAAAGGAATAAGTAATGACTTAACTATTTGGGATGAAGGTAATGAAGTACTGGAGTTTGATAAAATTGACGTTTTGGAAATAGAAGTGCTGCATTTTATAGAATGCATAGAAAAGAGAATTATACCTGATACGGAAGGAAAAAGCGGAGCCCGTGTAATAAAATTATTAACGGATGCAGAAGCCCAGTTAAAAAAGCCTCCCTGGTAG
- a CDS encoding nucleotide sugar dehydrogenase, translating into MRHLLKEMIINKDVRVCVLGLGYVGLPLAVELAKIGYLTIGIDKNIDRVEQVKQGYHYVSGKNDEELKQLVQQGKLNVFSSLPTGMDMDVIVICVPTSLTKNLTPDLQHVRSASEEISKIIKPGQLICLESTVYPGTTEDVVLPVLESTGLQVEKDFFLCHSPERVDPGNKTYTTENTNKIVGGIGPHSLDLGLCFYEQTISHVVPVTDVKAAELAKIYENTFRAVNIALANEFALLCDKMKICVWDVLEAAFTKPFGIMPFYPGPGVGGHCIPIDPHYIEWKAREYNFLTRFINIAGEINRKMPEHVREIIIRTLNNNGLAPSCSKILILGMSYKKDVNDSRESPAVCLAELLLKDGIELMYHDPFVSEVTLSTKKIYSVPLCGRVVNDVDIVLIITDHSTIDYHWLVNNARTIVDTRNATKGIPGREKKVVLI; encoded by the coding sequence ATGAGACATTTATTAAAAGAAATGATAATAAATAAAGATGTAAGAGTGTGTGTATTGGGATTGGGGTACGTGGGGCTGCCATTAGCTGTAGAATTAGCAAAGATTGGATATCTTACAATCGGAATAGACAAAAACATAGACCGTGTCGAACAAGTAAAACAGGGTTACCATTATGTTTCGGGAAAAAATGACGAAGAACTGAAACAATTAGTTCAACAGGGAAAGCTTAATGTGTTCAGCAGTCTGCCAACAGGGATGGATATGGATGTTATTGTTATTTGTGTGCCTACATCATTAACCAAAAATTTAACTCCAGATCTGCAGCATGTCCGCAGTGCTTCTGAAGAAATAAGCAAAATAATAAAACCAGGACAGCTGATATGCCTGGAATCCACTGTATATCCTGGGACTACCGAAGATGTGGTTCTGCCTGTTCTGGAAAGTACCGGGTTACAAGTGGAAAAAGATTTTTTTCTATGTCACTCTCCGGAAAGAGTTGACCCCGGTAATAAAACTTATACTACAGAAAATACAAATAAAATTGTGGGTGGGATTGGCCCTCATTCACTGGATTTAGGCTTGTGCTTTTATGAACAAACCATCAGTCATGTAGTGCCGGTTACAGATGTTAAAGCAGCAGAATTGGCCAAAATTTATGAAAATACTTTTCGTGCGGTAAATATAGCTTTAGCAAACGAATTTGCTCTACTGTGCGACAAGATGAAAATATGTGTGTGGGATGTTCTTGAGGCAGCCTTTACAAAACCCTTTGGTATCATGCCATTTTACCCGGGACCAGGAGTGGGAGGGCACTGTATACCAATAGACCCTCATTATATTGAATGGAAAGCCAGGGAGTACAATTTTTTAACAAGGTTTATTAACATTGCGGGTGAAATAAATCGCAAAATGCCCGAACATGTAAGGGAAATAATCATACGTACTTTAAATAATAACGGCCTGGCTCCCTCCTGTTCTAAAATATTGATTCTAGGTATGTCATATAAAAAAGATGTAAATGATTCCAGGGAATCACCTGCTGTTTGTTTGGCTGAGCTGCTTCTTAAGGATGGAATAGAGCTTATGTACCATGACCCTTTTGTAAGTGAAGTGACGTTATCTACAAAAAAAATATACTCCGTTCCATTGTGCGGTAGGGTTGTTAATGATGTTGACATAGTTTTAATTATCACGGACCATTCTACCATTGATTATCATTGGTTAGTGAATAATGCCCGAACAATTGTGGATACAAGAAATGCAACGAAAGGGATTCCAGGGCGGGAAAAAAAGGTTGTTCTGATATGA
- a CDS encoding DegT/DnrJ/EryC1/StrS family aminotransferase, with the protein MRQDQNKNTIPGFDLGRQNCILHNDLIECISGIIKNGKFILGENVELLEKNISRYCGAAYGIGVASGSDALYLSLSALEIGPGDEVITTPFSFFATAGSISRVGAKPVFVDINPETFNIDVNLIEKKINRKTRAIIPVHLYGCPADMKEIFSITESHNIKIIEDAAQALGASYNKHRTGSLGDTGCFSFFPTKNLGSFGDGGMIVTNNIELAEKIRLLRVHGSKKKYFHDFLGFNSRLDELQAAVLNVKFKYLEQWTKRRRVIARLYNVLLKEQIDKGRIHVKLPLEPDNALHVYHQYTIQTQRRNQLQRYLHERGIGSTVYYPSPLHLQKAFSFLGHKHGDYPVSERACSEVLSLPVYPELTDEEVIRVVEAVVDFF; encoded by the coding sequence ATGCGTCAGGATCAAAATAAAAATACTATCCCCGGCTTTGACCTGGGCCGTCAGAATTGCATTTTGCATAACGATTTAATTGAATGTATTTCCGGAATTATAAAAAACGGTAAATTTATTCTCGGTGAAAATGTTGAGTTATTGGAAAAAAACATATCCCGTTACTGTGGAGCAGCTTATGGGATAGGAGTAGCCAGCGGCAGCGATGCGCTTTACCTGTCATTATCTGCTCTGGAGATAGGCCCTGGTGATGAAGTCATAACAACACCATTTAGTTTTTTTGCTACTGCGGGGTCCATTAGCAGGGTTGGAGCTAAGCCGGTGTTTGTGGACATAAATCCAGAAACCTTTAACATTGATGTAAATTTAATAGAAAAGAAAATTAACCGAAAAACCAGGGCTATTATTCCCGTTCATTTATACGGCTGCCCGGCTGATATGAAGGAGATTTTCAGCATAACGGAAAGCCATAATATAAAAATTATTGAAGATGCGGCTCAGGCATTAGGAGCCAGCTACAATAAACACAGAACGGGTTCCCTGGGGGATACCGGCTGTTTCAGCTTTTTCCCAACAAAGAACCTGGGTTCTTTTGGCGATGGAGGTATGATTGTTACAAATAACATAGAACTGGCAGAAAAGATAAGGTTGCTCAGGGTTCATGGCTCGAAGAAAAAGTATTTTCACGACTTTTTAGGATTTAACAGCAGGTTGGATGAACTGCAGGCGGCAGTTCTTAATGTTAAGTTCAAGTATCTTGAACAATGGACTAAGAGACGAAGGGTGATTGCAAGGTTATATAATGTTCTATTGAAAGAACAAATAGACAAAGGAAGAATACATGTTAAACTTCCCCTTGAGCCTGACAACGCACTTCATGTATACCACCAATATACGATTCAAACCCAACGTCGAAATCAACTGCAGCGGTATTTGCATGAACGTGGAATCGGTTCAACAGTTTATTATCCATCTCCACTGCATTTACAAAAGGCATTTTCTTTCCTGGGGCATAAACATGGGGATTATCCTGTTTCTGAAAGAGCATGCAGCGAAGTTTTGTCACTGCCTGTCTATCCCGAACTAACTGATGAGGAAGTAATTCGTGTGGTAGAAGCAGTGGTGGATTTTTTTTAA
- a CDS encoding YheC/YheD family endospore coat-associated protein, with translation MGLRMIFRLKLFEQGSKRKCIYLNSYQFSMLKIPPTGFITLQVGSVKVLVKTEKQSFDNSPEIIYLSPEVLLKFSFYQGEPLQLVFCSKINLVLGLSIGLTLSRKSWKNINENTLIKKRALVALEKGILLYCFYLKKVDWKNNLINAYSLNPNTKEWMNSKVPVPQVIFDRGSYPGPGTIYSFSHKEKVKSLLWINNTRTFRKWETFLALNSNEDTNGYMPETTLFSSAALKRFLKKYSSCFVKHNFSRNGKKVLRIQKYKQHYICQRGCAEIESWRFNKLSRLLSFIYKTLGRDIILQQGIILAKMNNSPFDMRILVQKNIYNKWVISALNYRIAQPKAVVTNFSAGATDIFSSPREELLHPGLSWDKLTVFTVNAADAMENFFGPLGEIGFDIAIDEKGILWLIEANSRPSSRAYRDAPTEDFKHIFGLPFDYATFLVNNQFISSFSPNDISSYNIPVVETTAHSGLC, from the coding sequence ATGGGGTTAAGAATGATTTTTAGACTAAAACTCTTTGAACAGGGTTCTAAAAGAAAATGTATATATCTCAATAGCTATCAGTTTTCTATGTTAAAAATCCCCCCTACAGGATTTATAACCTTGCAGGTAGGATCAGTTAAAGTTCTTGTTAAGACAGAAAAACAAAGTTTTGACAATTCTCCAGAGATAATTTATTTATCACCAGAAGTATTACTAAAATTTTCATTTTACCAGGGAGAACCGCTGCAGCTTGTTTTTTGTTCAAAGATTAATTTAGTTTTAGGCCTCAGCATAGGATTGACATTGTCAAGAAAATCATGGAAAAACATAAATGAAAATACTTTAATAAAAAAAAGAGCTCTTGTAGCTCTTGAAAAAGGTATCCTGCTCTACTGCTTTTACCTGAAAAAAGTTGACTGGAAAAATAACCTGATTAACGCATACAGTCTTAATCCGAACACAAAAGAATGGATGAATAGCAAGGTTCCTGTTCCACAGGTTATTTTTGACCGGGGGTCTTATCCGGGCCCTGGCACCATATACAGTTTTTCTCACAAGGAGAAAGTAAAATCCCTCCTATGGATAAATAATACTCGAACCTTTAGAAAGTGGGAAACATTTTTGGCTTTAAACTCCAATGAAGATACTAATGGTTACATGCCGGAGACTACATTGTTTTCTTCAGCAGCCCTTAAACGATTTCTTAAAAAATACAGCAGTTGTTTTGTTAAACACAATTTTAGCAGAAACGGTAAAAAAGTACTGCGCATTCAAAAATATAAACAACACTATATCTGCCAAAGAGGATGTGCTGAGATAGAAAGCTGGAGATTCAATAAGCTAAGCAGGTTATTATCATTTATCTATAAAACCCTGGGCAGAGATATCATTTTGCAGCAGGGAATAATTTTAGCTAAAATGAATAATTCTCCTTTCGATATGCGAATTTTAGTTCAAAAAAACATCTACAATAAATGGGTCATATCTGCCTTGAACTATCGAATTGCACAGCCAAAAGCAGTGGTTACAAACTTCTCTGCCGGTGCCACAGACATCTTTTCATCTCCCCGGGAGGAATTGCTTCACCCGGGATTGTCCTGGGATAAATTAACCGTATTTACTGTTAATGCAGCTGATGCGATGGAGAACTTTTTTGGGCCCTTAGGAGAAATAGGTTTTGATATAGCCATAGACGAAAAAGGTATCCTGTGGTTAATTGAAGCCAACAGTAGACCCAGCAGTAGGGCTTACAGGGATGCTCCCACCGAGGATTTTAAACATATATTCGGACTCCCATTTGACTATGCCACGTTCCTGGTAAATAACCAATTTATTTCAAGTTTTAGCCCAAATGATATTTCCAGTTACAACATCCCGGTGGTTGAAACCACTGCCCACTCAGGGCTATGTTAG
- a CDS encoding YheC/YheD family endospore coat-associated protein gives MKCIWLKSLKPNQIAINSNLFNKFNRPKSLVINIGMLKMKLNVIIKNDILDNYLALSTNLTDKYTIPENIPYEIYYKEGALYLGPVIAYVSSGSKQFKKKSYAFNLPVFLDYNSIKGLIITCTESSINVDSGIVEGYYLDPNAKNLKNAWRYGKFPLPNAMFNRSFMPQKKIRAIQNKIGNKIFNSYLLNLDKWQTWEFLSKDDTLKKHLPYTEKFLGIEQLKSLLNQYGSLYLKPSNNSGGIGIMKVDKLKNGITLIDNRGKAHHFSKYKMLSEFLKNRISYINEQSVDAKTNSRFLSQFLGNKLKTPFIVQQSVHFEINNQQVDFRIILQKNSKMKWASSGLVGRIAQEGSIITNKRGRKKMISGRKALTSIYGVSEKRAKRIELEITNIIIRVVKMYEKLGFHLGDVAADITLDSNLNIWLLELQLYYSITGWHTKGLRKLYEKVATTPFKYAKALAGF, from the coding sequence TTGAAATGTATTTGGCTAAAATCACTTAAACCAAACCAGATAGCAATTAATTCTAACTTATTTAATAAATTTAATAGACCAAAAAGCCTCGTCATTAATATTGGTATGTTAAAAATGAAACTAAATGTTATTATCAAAAATGATATTTTAGATAATTATTTGGCTCTTTCAACAAATTTAACGGATAAATATACCATACCTGAAAATATACCTTATGAAATCTACTACAAAGAAGGTGCCCTTTATCTTGGGCCTGTAATTGCTTATGTATCGTCGGGATCTAAGCAATTTAAAAAAAAATCTTATGCTTTTAACCTGCCAGTGTTTTTAGACTATAATTCTATTAAAGGATTAATTATTACCTGCACTGAGAGCTCTATAAATGTAGATTCCGGTATAGTTGAGGGTTACTATTTAGATCCGAATGCAAAAAATCTTAAAAATGCCTGGAGATATGGAAAATTTCCTCTTCCAAATGCTATGTTTAATCGTTCATTTATGCCTCAAAAGAAAATTAGAGCTATACAAAATAAAATAGGCAATAAAATCTTTAATTCTTATTTGTTGAATCTTGACAAATGGCAAACTTGGGAATTCTTATCAAAAGATGATACATTAAAAAAGCATCTGCCCTATACAGAAAAATTTTTAGGTATAGAACAGTTGAAGTCTCTTCTAAATCAATATGGGTCCCTTTACCTCAAACCCTCCAACAATAGCGGAGGTATAGGTATAATGAAGGTGGATAAATTAAAGAACGGTATAACTTTGATTGATAACAGAGGTAAGGCACATCACTTTAGTAAATATAAAATGTTATCTGAATTCTTGAAGAATAGAATATCTTATATAAATGAACAATCTGTCGATGCCAAAACAAATAGTCGTTTTCTATCTCAATTCTTGGGAAATAAGTTAAAAACACCTTTTATAGTCCAACAATCAGTTCATTTTGAGATAAATAATCAGCAGGTAGATTTCAGAATAATTTTACAAAAGAATAGCAAAATGAAATGGGCTTCTTCAGGTTTAGTTGGACGAATTGCCCAAGAGGGAAGCATTATTACAAACAAACGTGGTAGAAAAAAAATGATTTCCGGAAGAAAAGCATTAACATCTATTTATGGAGTAAGTGAAAAAAGAGCTAAACGGATTGAATTAGAAATAACTAATATAATTATTAGAGTAGTTAAAATGTATGAAAAGCTTGGCTTCCATTTGGGAGATGTGGCGGCAGATATAACTTTAGATTCAAATCTAAATATTTGGTTATTAGAATTGCAATTATATTATAGTATCACCGGATGGCATACAAAAGGATTACGGAAATTGTATGAAAAAGTTGCAACAACTCCATTTAAATATGCTAAGGCATTAGCAGGATTTTAG
- the tnpA gene encoding IS66 family insertion sequence element accessory protein TnpA produces the protein MNTREVTRKYRLNQWTQIIRECRSSGQTVKVWCADHDINPKTYYYWLRKVREAACEAIPSLEENSSIVPVNIPANADGPVSESTSQIILRFGSVTLELRNNASTTLIENTLRALQNVR, from the coding sequence TTGAACACCAGGGAAGTTACTAGAAAGTACCGGCTGAATCAATGGACTCAAATTATCCGCGAATGTCGCAGCAGTGGACAAACCGTCAAGGTATGGTGCGCTGACCATGACATCAACCCAAAAACTTACTACTATTGGTTGCGGAAAGTACGTGAGGCGGCATGCGAAGCCATCCCATCTCTTGAAGAAAATAGTTCAATCGTACCAGTAAACATTCCAGCAAATGCAGACGGTCCAGTTTCAGAGTCGACTTCACAAATTATTCTGCGGTTTGGTTCTGTTACATTGGAGCTTCGCAACAATGCATCCACGACGTTAATCGAAAATACCTTAAGGGCACTACAAAATGTTCGGTGA